A genomic window from Cricetulus griseus strain 17A/GY chromosome 4, alternate assembly CriGri-PICRH-1.0, whole genome shotgun sequence includes:
- the Ccdc74b gene encoding coiled-coil domain-containing protein 74B isoform X2 — protein sequence MARPALSGAPVPMATWRQAPAAGTERGRSAFMSGAGVAAGARPLSSATPGSRTAARPRPRPPVGLQHAGPPPAPLGINEAQKRILDLEKSLQFLQQQHSETLVKLHEEIEHLKRENKELHYKLIMNEKPQKKGSVSTSSLHSNKSTTNSTASTNSQGKTRPQPTSFKKQELKSDALQKTDLEEQSLSSAALFHSSKLDRALGAQGQAKDEDAEPSNSGATLVGGSHGRQGTGMVPLLSLPPHLRKPTTVQQCEVVIRQLWNANLLQAQELQHLKSLLEGTQRPKAAAEEAGLGSPKDQESTQFPKVTAKGLSKKCLILSPMPAAERAILPALKQSLKNNFAERQKRLQVVQSRRLHRSVLLSRRPGVRPSSLDGGSQQPYFSATRNSKADRTHDR from the exons ATGGCGCGCCCCGCCCTCTCCGGCGCGCCCGTTCCCATGGCGACCTGGCGCCAGGCTCCCGCAGCGGGTACTGAGCGCGGCCGCAGCGCCTTCATGAGCGGGGCGGGGGTGGCGGCCGGGGCGCGGCCCCTCAGCTCTGCAACCCCAGGCTCCCGGACTGCGGCCCGCCCACGCCCGCGCCCTCCAGTCGGCCTGCAGCACGCGGGGCCGCCGCCGGCTCCGCTCGGGATCAACGAGGCACAGAAGCGGATCCTGGACCTGGAGAAGAGTCTGCAGTTTCTACAGCAGCAGCACTCGGAGACGCTGGTCAAACTCCACGAGGAGATAGAGCACCTGAAGCGGGAGAACAAGG AACTCCACTACAAGCTAATCATGAATGAGAAGCCTCAGAAAAAAG GCAGCGTCTCTACATCCAGCCTTCACTCCAACAAGTCCACCACCAACTCCACAGCATCCA CCAACTCTCAAGGCAAGACCAGGCCCCAGCCCACCTCCTTCAAGAAGCAAGAGCTGAAGTCTGACGCCCTCCAAAAGACAgacctggaagaacagtcactcaGCAGTGCTGCCCTGTTCCACAGCAGCAAGCTGGACAGAGCCCTGGGGGCACAGGGACAGGCCAA AGACGAGGATGCAGAGCCTTCTAATTCAGGGGCCACATTGGTGGGGGGCAGCCATGGCCGGCAAGGGACAGGGATGGTCCCCTTACTGAGCCTGCCCCCGCACCTGCGCAAGCCCACCACAGTGCAGCAGTGTGAGGTGGTCATCCGTCAGCTGTGGAACGCCAACCTCCTGCAGGCCCAGGAG CTACAGCACCTCAAGTCACTCCTGGAAGGGACCCAAAGGCCCAAAGCTGCAGCCGAGGaggctgggctgggctctccaaa GGACCAGGAGTCCACGCAGTTCCCCAAGGTCACTGCCAAGGGCCTCTCTAAGAAGTG CCTAATTCTGAGCCCAATGCCTGCAGCAGAGCGGGCCATCTTGCCTGCACTCAAACAAAGCCTGAAAAACAACTTTGCTGAGCGGCAGAAGAGGCTGCAAGTGGTGCAGAGTCGGCGCTTGCACCGCTCCGTGCTGCTGAGCCGGCGCCCCGGAGTCCGGCCGTCCTCTCTCGATGGTGGTTCACAACAACCCTATTTTTCAGCCACACGAAATTCCAAGGCAGACAGAACCCATGATAGATAA